One genomic window of Cannabis sativa cultivar Pink pepper isolate KNU-18-1 chromosome 2, ASM2916894v1, whole genome shotgun sequence includes the following:
- the LOC133034936 gene encoding uncharacterized protein LOC133034936, which produces MLDTMIPSCFSQPNTPTSSTTTSSHVPNQNLITCIYQTQLCNSPTYLTLTWSKSTFTHSLTIYAPDLFSITIPLQPSTFSLFGARPGSKSIYLTHQHSQKIKLYWDFTRAEFATNSAEPDSSFYVAITCNAKLEFFLGDLLDELTQRSGLVTRTQVLPIIPALLSRREHVFGRRNYASRAMFLGSKHEIGIECGGGTLKVKVDGETSLVVKRLAWKFRGNEKIYVGEIEVEFFWDVFNWVSNGNNGNGHGVFVFQVGDGGVWPEMVGPEKRLLRKSLSSATAPAGSSASMAASSSNSPSCSSVLQWAEESSDGGRSSSSSSTRSCSTGSNGGFSLLLYAWRKD; this is translated from the coding sequence ATGTTGGATACCATGATCCCTTCTTGTTTTAGCCAACCAAACACACCAACATCCTCAACCACAACATCTTCTCATGTGCCTAATCAGAACCTCATAACATGTATATACCAAACTCAACTATGTAATTCTCCAACTTACTTGACTCTCACTTGGTCAAAATCTACGTTCACTCACTCTCTCACCATCTACGCCCCTGACTTATTCTCCATCACCATACCTCTTCAGCCATCGACTTTCTCCTTATTCGGAGCCCGACCCGGATCCAAATCCATCTACTTGACCCACCAACATTCCCAAAAAATCAAGCTTTATTGGGATTTCACTAGAGCAGAGTTCGCCACCAACTCGGCCGAGCCAGACTCTTCTTTCTACGTCGCTATTACCTGCAACGCCAAGCTGGAATTCTTCCTCGGCGATCTCCTTGACGAGTTGACTCAGCGCTCGGGGCTCGTAACTCGGACTCAGGTACTGCCCATCATACCTGCTCTTCTTTCCAGACGAGAACACGTGTTTGGACGCAGGAATTACGCGTCCCGGGCAATGTTTTTGGGGTCCAAACACGAGATTGGGATAGAGTGCGGTGGAGGAACGCTCAAAGTCAAAGTCGACGGTGAAACAAGCCTCGTCGTTAAAAGACTCGCCTGGAAATTCAGGGGGAACGAGAAAATCTACGTGGGTGAAATCGAAGTCGAGTTCTTTTGGGATGTTTTCAATTGGGTTAGTAACGGTAATAACGGTAACGGACATGGGGTTTTTGTCTTTCAAGTTGGTGATGGTGGGGTTTGGCCGGAAATGGTGGGCCCGGAAAAGAGGCTGTTGAGGAAGAGCTTGTCGTCGGCAACTGCTCCGGCAGGTAGCTCTGCTTCAATGGCGGCTTCGTCTTCGAATTCGCCGTCTTGTTCAAGTGTGCTTCAATGGGCTGAAGAGAGTAGCGATGGAGGAAGaagttcatcttcttcttctactaGATCATGTAGTACTGGTAGTAATGGCGGTTTTTCTTTGTTGCTTTACGCTTGGAGGAAAGAttga